From a single Poecilia reticulata strain Guanapo linkage group LG2, Guppy_female_1.0+MT, whole genome shotgun sequence genomic region:
- the LOC103476848 gene encoding uncharacterized protein LOC103476848, with protein sequence MAEGSSVSDSEGLEKHLESLLSRYSGDESGADSELFCADFCKVVEESASHWRVPLPRLRILQVALRHFSRASAFFLTSCDHVGHTISSLALSVFELLLFFDQKDFNEEPLKHFTATFQECYSVLAKYENVFLLQVERLLQQGGPWTSPALQAILGESSLPQIEVDRYISSEPPVFLDLRVRYLSSRGRHGDAAALAKCCTRFPAAGQPLFFLQVYLSWLLRTTQHDLLHREMADINGKDALHIICNLECEETDEMLLALSTAFLSQQLQRGDMYYLCELVLVWTSLHRRLKTSKQTLLEACRRLMLCATNVKSIFPFIRAVLQEVGEDGVQFCVELCADALRSCLPCDVLTKTLIYKTIAGLLHSDLDVCRACALLVFFLERTVESYKTVYLLYMHPDQEYHMDDSPIGNNVRFETLQVLKKDLCFDPEFWNLIALRTNCLKLMSEKVVSAALEEIMEDKWISKYCTRGSALRSVCQRGPAAKKRHHKEDRFCKTDSNTATKRFKKDSEKMRVNSHSLRRRGNQGSQALRESSSAPLRRSFWQLDRIHGSLTLRYDEHRRTTRLSERNLPKRKIKKPKWLLDDSGTLENVPLKMKRNGLKPQKLLRSCVMKRSQTGSMKNAKLKPQVHSCLKPKENKYQNGLSMDPVKAANPPQIILELSLPDNELMDTFSDDSCNRPKRFSQMLLYKSTVKYPDTSPPPKTGHGKEVILRSRDATMFVQMLHCYARRQKGKGSSSNVHGSVSTITRSSAQGSPSKDSESCERPGSRPKSITPEKVKERGLHXSEKLPKAQSTKEALDSSGIPQAETXKDFQNDPSESSPAVMEGTTASPTSAAAQVAETAKGQDFPRAESVASGGEAFEVSAVEMKVTIASQASVLAKVSKSPTKDVDQVSPFSKVVKNKKKSTDVVQLDLINSDSDNDFLSRSEDVALNSVEQEIKPLSSQEDGSKNSIAGSFTPNMAAAEVLRKSPKGKAPHRNDKSPVKNISLXPSCSSDKSIWTLPTELVTEFXPEQLTDQDQGHSKGLASKGKPKHSQKTETTSNNAVREQEMAVVDVQVKKENSKALDTRSETSENSELMETAPETEESKLEHFCTYCSKFFMGARVVEHAMFHFRKDECTFCRTIFKDDLLAMMHLSDHIEKMKRLKTEETSVAMPKTSAKAKTTNVPSGHKERPKNSASEPRTLRSNQNQTGVTSSHDKQASKPVIGETTVHRVNGHISKKESKRLKKDSDFKQEPVQQLSFDKGNHHRVCDSRLQENKLIKSENPVSGQTNKELKSSDDGKKRRESFQLQETYSNPTVDVDEEEDLVSCPAKRCSWFTNLSKNRVGLLYHALDKHYGDIKPLELAFRVAKSKCSICMRVMWSFEHFQHHIERHRLVPRHPCLHRGCKARFKSGMEMRRHTRKHSPLQAMCCRPGCSQLFICLWALNLHEREHYASKSTESDSNANAQRGERLSKTHDGKKTQSSDDPVRFTSLKLNEQTNNSLRRHIKVPLTVSTAAQQHKFKVGNKSIDSEKDTSPQPMSINLRLRXTLSKGQVTTQAPKSHKVVSSSLLKHKAKVKNRLKLKNARIATRGLKKRRCPPRLSKTAAGQKILAQDAKENSELDQEDVMTEMIASDSEIKQTSSSKFQSNSLKQSGLTRQKSTDGRKKLRKVKNYCASSDSSKLKKTKYGRIEVTKKAGKIHQELNSASRASAESEPIKVKALVEISADEKTNNQDSLQEESNSAIPAEGAEKTSGFRKVEGINXAASSSGKPLKKGETLKKRLSQKGKNQTLQNLPKSPMEAKEQDKRVKAKGAEGILKGLKKLIKSTLVEKEKRKEAPENVALDASPPSIPTDVLTACPSKVPEKNEQSIYQKEKRKKSKITDKSETSRATKRRKEINKDKTRKLAKKKCKEGIHPGAARGNPPTQPSPSNVNSAGCSPTLEDKEFSEGVVSTPCKKTLAAYGKKPYLRLPPTAYLDEKYTAMPKRRKESPLFQSSVILQSPCLKVALQRHRCAKCFSTFNCAEELQSHSQQQKCSNLFGFDSDDEGNG encoded by the exons ATGGCGGAGGGGAGCAGTGTGAGCGACTCAGAGGGGCTAGAAAAGCATCTAGAGAGCCTACTGAGCCGCTACTCAGGTGACGAATCCGGAGCTGACAGCGAGCTGTTCTGCGCTGATTTCTGCAAG GTGGTGGAGGAGTCTGCCTCTCACTGGCGTGTCCCGCTGCCTCGCCTCAGGATCCTCCAAGTGGCTCTGCGGCACTTTTCTCGAGCCTCGGCCTTCTTCCTAACAAGCTGTGATCATGTAGGCCACACTATCAGTAGTCTGGCGCT GAGTGTGTTTGAGTTGCTGCTGTTCTTTGACCAGAAGGATTTCAATGAGGAGCCGCTAAAACATTTCACTGCTACATTCCAG GAGTGTTATTCAGTCTTAGCGaagtatgaaaatgttttcctactTCAAGTGGAGCGCCTCCTCCAGCAGGGCGGACCGTGGACCAGCCCCGCCTTACAGGCCATCCTCGGTGAATCCAGTTTACCTCAGATTGAAG TGGATCGTTACATTAGCTCCGAGCCGCCGGTGTTCCTCGACCTCCGCGTTCGGTACCTTTCATCCCGCGGTCGCCATGGCGACGCTGCAGCTCTGGCTAAATGCTGCACTCGGTTTCCCGCTGCAGGACAGCCGCTGTTCTTCCTCCAGGTCTACCTCTCATGGCTTCTCAGAACAACGCAGCACGACCTCCTGCACCGAGAG ATGGCTGACATTAACGGCAAAGATGCTCTACACATCATCTGCAACCTGGAGTGTGAGGAGACGGATGAGATGCTTTTRGCTCTCAGCACTGCCTTCCTGTCTCAACAGCTCCAGAGAGGAGACATGTACTATCTATG CGAGCTCGTCCTGGTGTGGACCAGTCTCCATAGACGGTTAAAGACGTCCAAGCAGACTCTGTTGGAGGCGTGTCGTCGACTGATGCTGTGCGCCACAAACGTCAAATCAATCTTTCCCTTCATCAGAGCTGTGCTGCAGGAG GTCGGTGAAGACGGAGTGCAGTTCTGTGTGGAGCTCTGTGCCGACGCTCTGAGATCCTGTCTTCCATGCGACGTCCTCACAAAGACGCTCATTTATAAAACCATCGCCGGGCTGCTGCACAGCGATCTAGACGTGTGCCGGGCGTGTGCTCTGCTCGTCTTCTTCCTGGAGCGCACCGTCGAGTCCTACAAGACGGTGTACCTGCTCTATATGCACCCCGACCAGGAGTACCACATGGACGACAGCCCGATAGGGAATAATGTTCGCTTTGAGACCCTACAG gtcTTGAAGAAGGACTTGTGTTTTGACCCGGAGTTCTGGAACCTCATTGCTTTGCGGACCAACTGTTTGAAGCTGATGAGCGAGAAGGTGGTCAGTGCTGCGCTGGAAGAAATCATGGAAGACAAATGGATCTCCAAGTATTGCACCAGGGGTTCTGCCCTCCGCTCAGTTTGTCAAAGAGGACCTGCTGCTAAAAAACGACATCATAAGGAAGACAGATTTTGTAAAACAGATTCAAACACTGCAACCAAAAGATTTAAGAAGGACTCTGAGAAAATGCGCGTGAATAGTCATTCTCTAAGAAGAAGAGGCAACCAGGGTTCGCAAGCTTTGAGAGAATCTTCTTCTGCACCTTTGAGGCGCTCGTTTTGGCAGCTCGACAGAATACACGGCAGTTTGACACTGAGGTATGACGAACATCGACGCACTACAAGGCTTTCTGAGAGAAATCTGCCGAAACGAAAGATCAAGAAGCCCAAGTGGCTCCTGGACGACTCGGGAACGCTGGAGAACGTTCCGCTGAAGATGAAAAGGAACGGACTGAAGCCACAAAAGCTCCTGCGATCTTGTGTGATGAAAAGATCCCAAACCGGTTCAATGAAAAACGCCAAACTCAAACCCCAAGTACACAGTTGCCTGAAGCCGAAGGAGAACAAGTACCAGAATGGGTTGTCTATGGATCCTGTGAAAGCRGCAAACCCTCCCCAAATCATCCTAGAGCTGTCTCTTCCAGACAATGAATTGATGGATACATTCAGTGACGATTCTTGCAACCGTCCCAAAAGGTTCTCTCAAATGCTTCTTTATAAATCAACAGTGAAATATCCCGATACTTCACCCCCACCGAAGACTGGGCACGGCAAAGAGGTGATTCTGAGATCACGGGATGCCACCATGTTTGTACAGATGCTGCACTGCTACGCACGGCGGCAAAAAGGAAAAGGTAGCAGCTCGAACGTTCACGGCTCTGTGTCGACAATCACACGCTCATCGGCGCAAGGAAGCCCGTCGAAGGATTCAGAATCATGCGAGAGGCCCGGCTCTAGGCCTAAAAGTATCACACCAGAAAAGGTCAAAGAGAGGGGGTTGCATRTTTCAGAAAAGCTTCCCAAAGCTCAAAGCACAAAAGAAGCCCTCGATTCMTCTGGAATCCCTCAAGCTGAAACGGRAAAGGACTTTCAAAACGATCCATCCGAAAGTTCTCCTGCTGTGATGGAAGGAACCACTGCRTCGCCGACTTCTGCAGCAGCACAAGTGGCAGAAACCGCAAAAGGTCAAGACTTCCCACGAGCCGAGTCCGTCGCCTCAGGTGGAGAGGCATTTGAGGTGTCGGCTGTTGAAATGAAAGTCACCATCGCCTCACAAGCCTCAGTTTTAGCCAAAGTCTCCAAGTCTCCAACAAAAGATGTAGACCAAGTTTCACCATTCTCAAAGGTGGTGAAGAATAAGAAGAAATCTACAGATGTAGTTCAGTTGGATTTGATTAACAGTGACTCGgataatgattttctttcacgATCTGAAGATGTTGCACTCAACAGCGTAGAACAGGAAATCAAGCCCTTGTCGTCTCAGGAAGACGGCAGCAAGAACTCCATAGCAGGCAGCTTCACTCCCAACATGGCTGCTGCAGAGGTGTTGAGGAAAAGTCCAAAAGGAAAGGCACCTCATAGAAATGACAAAAGCCCtgttaaaaatatcagtttagYTCCTTCTTGTAGTTCCGATAAGTCTATATGGACGTTGCCAACAGAGCTGGTCACTGAATTTYCACCTGAGCAGCTTACAGATCAAGATCAAGGCCACTCTAAAGGTCTGGCAAGTAAAGGCAAGCCTAAGCAttctcagaaaacagaaactaccTCTAACAACGCTGTGCGGGAACAGGAGATGGCTGTAGTTGATGTGCAAGTTaagaaagaaaattcaaaagctCTGGATACTCGCTCAGAAACGTCTGAGAACAGTGAGCTTATGGAAACTGCTCCAGAAACGGAGGAATCCAAGCTGGAGCATTTCTGCACCTACTGCAGCAAGTTCTTCATGGGGGCTCGGGTTGTAGAGCACGCAATGTTCCACTTCCGGAAAGACGAGTGCACTTTCTGCAGAACGATCTTCAAAGACGACCTGTTGGCCATGATGCACCTCTCTGACCATATAGAGAAAATGAAGAGGTTGAAAACTGAAGAAACCAGCGTTGCTATGCCAAAAACCTCAGCCAAAGCGAAGACGACAAACGTGCCTTCTGGACACAAAGAGAGACCCAAGAACTCTGCATCCGAACCCAGAACTTTAAGATCTAATCAAAACCAAACGGGTGTAACATCTTCACATGACAAGCAAGCATCCAAGCCTGTCATTGGAGAAACTACAGTCCACAGGGTAAATGGGCATATTTCCAAAAAAGAATCTAAGAGATTGAAGAAAGACTCTGATTTCAAGCAGGAACCTGTACAGCAACTGAGTTTTGATAAAGGAAATCATCACMGAGTGTGTGATTCAAGGTTGCAAGAAAATAAGctaattaaatctgaaaatccAGTATCGGGTCAGACCAATAAGGAGCTGAAGTCTTCAGACGATGGCAAGAAAAGGAGAGAATCTTTCCAACTTCAAGAAACGTACTCTAATCCAACTGTTGATGTTGACGAGGAAGAGGATTTGGTTTCCTGTCCTGCAAAAAGATGCTCGTGGTTTACAAACCTCTCAAAGAATCGAGTTGGCCTGCTGTACCATGCTCTGGACAAACACTATGGCGACATCAAGCCTTTAGAGCTGGCATTCCGCGTTGCAAAGAGCAAATGCAGCATCTGCATGAGGGTGATGTGGAGCTTCGAACACTTCCAGCACCATATCGAGAGACACCGACTTGTCCCGAGGCACCCCTGCCTCCACCGGGGCTGTAAGGCCAGGTTCAAAAGCGGAATGGAAATGCGACGGCACACCAGGAAGCACAGCCCACTGCAGGCGATGTGCTGTCGCCCTGGATGCTCCCAGCTTTTCATTTGTCTCTGGGCACTGAATCTTCACGAAAGAGAACACTATGCTTCCAAGTCAACTGAGTCAGACTCGAATGCCAATGCACAACGAGGCGAAAGATTGTCTAAAACACATGATGGAAAGAAAACTCAAAGCTCAGACGACCCCGTCAGGTTCACTTCCCTTAAGTTaaacgaacaaacaaacaactctTTAAGAAGACACATTAAAGTTCCTCTTACTGTCAGCACAGCAGCTCAACAACACAAGTTCAAAGTTGGAAACAAAAGCATTGATTCTGAAAAAGACACCTCTCCTCAACCCATGTCCATAAATCTTCGATTGAGGCAMACATTAAGTAAAGGCCAAGTGACAACCCAAGCTCCCAAAAGTCATAAAGTCGTCTCATCATCATTGCTAAAACACAAAGCTAAAGTAAAGAATAggttaaagttaaaaaatgcCAGAATAGCCACTCGAGGTCTTAAGAAAAGAAGATGTCCTCCAAGATTGAGCAAAACTGCCGCCGGTCAGAAGATACTCGCTCAAGACGCGAAAGAGAACAGTGAACTCGATCAAGAGGACGTGATGACAGAAATGATAGCGAGTGATTCAGAGATCAAGCAGACATCCAGCAGTAAATTTCAGTCCAACAGTTTAAAACAGTCTGGCCTCACCAGACAGAAGTCAACAGATGGCAGAAAGAAACTTCGAAAAGTCAAGAATTACTGCGCGTCTTCAGATTCCAGCAAGTTGAAGAAAACCAAGTATGGAAGAATTGAAGTGACTAAAAAGGCTGGCAAGATACATCAAGAGCTAAACTCTGCTTCGAGAGCATCTGCGGAGTCCGAACCGATTAAAGTCAAAGCACTGGTTGAAATTTCTGCTGATGAGAAGACGAATAACCAGGACTCACTTCAGGAGGAGTCCAATAGCGCCATTCCAGCAGAAGGCGCTGAGAAGACGTCAGGTTTTAGGAAAGTAGAAGGCATCAACRGTGCTGCTTCAAGCTCTGGCAAGCCACTGAAGAAAGGTGAAACGTTGAAGAAAAGGCTCAGTCAGAAAGGCAAAAACCAAACCTTGCAAAATCTCCCCAAATCCCCAATGGAGGCCAAAGAGCAGGACAAACGGGTGAAGGCTAAAGGAGCAGAGGGAATATTAAAGGGGTTGAAAAAGCTAATAAAGAGCACTCTtgttgagaaagaaaagaggaaggaagCGCCTGAAAATGTAGCTCTAGATGCATCCCCTCCATCAATTCCTACTGATGTTTTGACTGCTTGTCCATCTAAAGTCCCTGAGAAAAATGAGCAGAGTATTTATCAAAAGGAAAAACGAAAGAAATCAAAAATTACAGATAAGTCTGAAACCAGTAGAGCAACCAAGAGGCGTAAAGAGATTAATAAAGACAAGACACGAAAGCTCGccaagaaaaaatgtaaagaggGCATTCATCCAGGAGCTGCCAGAGGAAATCCTCCAACACAACCTTCTCCGTCTAACGTTAATTCCGCTGGCTGCTCTCCAACGCTCGAAGACAAAGAATTTAGCGAGGGAGTCGTTTCCACGCCATGTAAGAAAACCCTCGCGGCATACGGCAAGAAGCCGTACCTGCGCCTGCCGCCCACTGCGTACCTGGACGAAAAGTACACCGCTATGCCGAAGCGGAGGAAGGAGTCGCCGCTCTTCCAGTCTAGCGTCATCCTCCAGTCGCCCTGCCTGAAAGTGGCCCTGCAGAGGCACCGGTGCGCCAAGTGCTTCTCCACTTTCAACTGCGCCGAGGAGCTGCAGAGTCACAGCCAGCAGCAGAAGTGCTCCAACCTGTTTGGGTTTGACTCTGACGATGAGG GTAACGGCTGA
- the LOC103474492 gene encoding cystathionine beta-synthase-like, which yields MPSVPSSKEAVKGPVCPHSAKLHTNGDAPLREGSFPVIGTESDANEDSGKTIQVNTKNPAVDRKWIRPDLPSRCTWSLEASKADSPHGHFSKSASPTILPDILHRIGDTPMVRINKIPKAFGVKCEILAKCEFFNAGGSVKDRISLRMVEDAERAGILKPGDTIIEPTSGNTGIGLALAAAVKGYRCIIVMPEKMSMEKVDVLRALGAEIVRTPTSARFDSPESHVGVAWRLKNEIPDSHILDQYRNPSNPLAHYDTTAEEILKQCDGKLDMLVAGAGTGGTITGVARKLKEKCPNIRIIAVDPEGSILAEPEEINKTDKTQYEVEGIGYDFIPTVLDRSVVDTWYKSNDEESFNLARMLIRDEGLLCGGSSGTAMAAAVKFAKELKEGQRCVVILPDSIRNYMSKFLSDKWMVQKGFLREEDIMVKKPWWWNLKVQSLNLSAPLTVLPTVSCQQTIKILKEKGFDQAPVVDDAGVILGMVTLGNMLSSILARKIKLSDPVSKVLYKQFKQIRLNDNLGNLSRILEIDHFALVVHEQIQYLTNGSTALKQMVFGVVTAVDLLNFVTGRERRERSVSESTDEL from the exons ATGCCATCTGTTCCCTCCTCCAAGGAGGCCGTCAAAGGCCCCGTGTGCCCTCACTCTGCCAAGCTGCACACCAACGGAGACGCCCCGCTCCGCGAGGGCTCGTTTCCCGTCATTGGGACCGAATCGGACGCCAACGAAGACTCCGGCAAAACCATTCAGGTCAACACAAAGAACCCCGCCGTAGACAGGAAGTGGATCCGGCCGGATCTCCCCAGCCGCTGCACGTGGAGCCTGGAGGCCTCCAAAGCAGACTCACCCCACggacatttttcaaa GTCCGCCTCCCCCACCATCCTTCCAGACATCCTGCACCGGATCGGTGACACTCCCATGGTACGGATCAACAAGATCCCCAAAGCGTTTGGAGTCAAATGCGAAATAC tggcTAAGTGTGAGTTCTTCAATGCTGGAGGCAGCGTGAAGGACAGGATCAGCCTGCGGATGGTTGAAGATGCAGAGAGAGCGGGCATCCTCAAGCCTGGAGATACCATCATAGAGCCCACCTCTGGAAACACAG GTATCGGACTGGCCCTGGCTGCTGCTGTTAAAGGTTACCGCTGCATCATCGTCATGCCTGAGAAGATGAGCATGGAAAAG GTGGACGTGCTCAGAGCTCTCGGAGCCGAGATCGTCCGAACCCCCACCAGCGCTCGTTTCGATTCCCCCGAGTCTCACGTGGGTGTGGCCTGGCGCCTGAAGAACGAGATCCCAGACTCGCACATCCTGGACCAGTACCGTAACCCCAGCAACCCGCTGGCTCACTACGACACCACGGCCGAGGAGATCCTGAAGCAGTGCGACG GTAAATTGGACATGCTGGTGGCCGGAGCAGGAACAGGAGGAACCATCACAGGCGTCGCACGCAAGCTGAAGGAGAAATGCCCCAACATCAGA ATTATTGCTGTCGACCCAGAAGGCTCCATCCTGGCCGAGCCTGAGGAGATCAATAAGACCGATAAGACCCAGTACGAGGTGGAGGGAATCGGCTACGACTTCATCCCCACTGTCCTCGACAGATCA gttgTTGATACCTGGTACAAATCCAACGATGAAGAGTCCTTCAATCTGGCCCGCATGCTCATCAGGGATGAAGGACTGCTATGTG GGGGCAGCTCTGGGACTGCCATGGCTGCAGCTGTGAAGTTCGCCAAAGAGCTGAAGGAGGGCCARCGCTGCGTCGTCATCCTGCCGGACTCCATCCGCAACTACAT GTCAAAGTTCCTGAGTGATAAGTGGATGGTCCAGAAAGGCTTCCTGAGGGAGGAGGACATCATGGTGAAGAAGCCTTG GTGGTGGAACCTGAAGGTGCAGAGCCTGAACCTGTCGGCTCCGCTCACCGTCCTGCCGACCGTCAGCTGCCAGCAGACCATCAAGATCCTGAAGGAGAAGGGCTTCGACCAGGCGCCCGTGGTGGACGACGCGGG GGTGATCCTGGGAATGGTGACGCTGGGAAACATGCTGTCATCGATTCTCGCCAGGAAGATCAAGCTGTCCGATCCCGTCAGCAAAGTTCTCTACAAGCAGTTCAAACAG ATACGCCTGAATGATAATTTGGGGAACTTATCTCGCATTCTGGAAATCGACCACTTTGCCCTGGTGGTGCATGAACAGATCCAAT ACCTGACCAACGGCTCGACCGCGCTGAAGCARATGGTTTTCGGCGTGGTGACGGCTGTCGACCTGCTCAACTTTGTCACAGGCCGGGAACGGAGAGAGCGCTCCGTGTCGGAGTCCACCGATGAGCTGTGA